A window of the Calditrichota bacterium genome harbors these coding sequences:
- a CDS encoding T9SS type A sorting domain-containing protein, with the protein TLATKDGEFDQSFILSYDAAITARLALNLIPDTSQITRIAADADQNNEVQMFDASLIAQYAVGLANSHSKIGDWAFAPENRHYVNLDSSYLYQDFNGTIVGDVDGNWQPGGYLPKSNVPKIYSYLQDQEKEVGDKVRIPFISEGDREILSFDINVSYDYKALRFIGFEQTDLSQKFQIFLNDTEPGKVIIGGFGVEPIVDSGEYLELVFEVIGNNNSSTQVELNSYRINAEDPQQGFATVVITSGQFRELPKEYALLNNFPNPFNPETSIKFQLPQQDHVVIKIFNMMGQEVRVLLDEDKAPGAYQIKWDGRDNWGNVAPSGNYVYRMKTKHFQDSRRMVFLK; encoded by the coding sequence ACGCTCGCCACTAAAGATGGCGAGTTTGATCAAAGTTTCATTTTGAGTTATGATGCGGCAATCACAGCGCGCCTGGCGCTAAATTTGATCCCCGATACATCGCAAATTACGCGCATCGCTGCGGACGCCGATCAAAATAACGAAGTGCAGATGTTTGATGCGTCGTTGATTGCCCAATACGCAGTCGGATTGGCTAATTCACACAGCAAAATCGGCGACTGGGCTTTTGCCCCGGAAAACAGGCATTACGTAAATCTTGATTCCAGCTATTTGTACCAGGATTTCAATGGCACTATTGTTGGCGATGTGGATGGAAATTGGCAGCCAGGCGGCTATTTGCCTAAATCAAATGTCCCAAAGATTTATTCCTACTTGCAGGATCAGGAAAAAGAAGTGGGTGACAAAGTGCGCATTCCGTTCATTTCCGAAGGCGATCGAGAGATTCTGTCCTTTGATATTAATGTCAGCTATGATTACAAGGCATTGCGCTTCATCGGTTTTGAGCAAACTGATTTGAGCCAGAAATTTCAAATTTTTCTCAATGATACTGAACCGGGCAAAGTCATTATCGGTGGCTTTGGTGTGGAACCGATTGTAGATAGCGGCGAGTATCTGGAATTAGTATTTGAGGTGATTGGGAACAATAATTCGTCAACTCAAGTTGAATTAAACAGTTACCGCATCAATGCAGAAGACCCGCAGCAGGGTTTTGCTACTGTTGTTATTACCTCCGGGCAGTTCCGCGAGTTGCCGAAAGAATACGCGCTGTTGAATAATTTCCCCAATCCATTCAATCCTGAAACTTCAATCAAATTTCAGTTGCCGCAGCAGGATCATGTTGTAATCAAAATTTTCAACATGATGGGGCAAGAAGTGAGAGTGCTGCTCGATGAAGACAAAGCGCCGGGCGCCTACCAGATTAAATGGGACGGTCGGGATAATTGGGGAAATGTCGCTCCCAGCGGAAACTATGTATATCGCATGAAGACAAAACATTTCCAAGATTCGCGGCGGATGGTATTTCTCAAATAA
- a CDS encoding glycosyltransferase family 4 protein has product MSENDKKPVVLHLTYELRRRKKEEVTSAVRNLIAQSEYFSTPYVVSLLRVPTFRERGIRKKEPNTLEVNSFGLPFGILLHYHLKCAHKLIQKAKNELNIAALPIEVIHAHKLTFEGVIGYEIAKKRNIPLILTIRQTDFGVLKHKKFYRPMYREIVEYSSAIIYLVPYVIKAFRKYWDEDFFENHIKNKLVFLPNIVDKEIHPPETDFEQGSLLTIVRMTKESVRRKKLKNLLQALKNIADKSFKLKIIGDGPYLKKVKQWVQTFELPGQVEFLGKVDNKLIDSYYRKAQAFVLPSKSESFGMVYAESLLNGTPILYAKNTGFDGLFEGVGVAVDPFDIQSIQSGLAKIIKENEYLRNQIRNLQREGAFEIFHPEKVREQYRKIINQIISGG; this is encoded by the coding sequence ATGTCAGAAAATGACAAAAAACCTGTTGTATTGCACCTCACTTACGAGCTGCGGCGCAGAAAAAAAGAGGAAGTTACCAGCGCTGTGAGGAATCTCATTGCGCAGAGTGAATATTTTTCAACGCCATACGTCGTGAGCTTGTTGAGAGTACCGACATTTCGCGAGCGGGGAATTCGCAAAAAGGAGCCGAATACGCTCGAAGTCAACTCTTTCGGCTTGCCGTTTGGCATTTTGCTGCACTATCATCTCAAATGCGCGCACAAACTGATTCAAAAAGCAAAAAACGAATTGAATATTGCAGCGCTTCCTATTGAAGTGATTCATGCACACAAATTGACATTTGAGGGCGTTATCGGCTACGAAATTGCAAAAAAACGCAACATTCCCCTGATCCTCACTATTCGCCAGACCGATTTCGGAGTGCTGAAACACAAAAAGTTTTATCGCCCAATGTATCGAGAAATCGTAGAATACAGCTCTGCAATTATTTATCTAGTACCTTACGTGATAAAAGCTTTTCGAAAGTATTGGGATGAGGACTTTTTTGAGAATCACATTAAAAACAAACTTGTCTTTTTGCCCAATATTGTAGATAAAGAAATCCATCCCCCGGAAACAGATTTTGAGCAAGGATCGCTGTTGACCATTGTGCGTATGACAAAAGAATCTGTCCGGCGGAAAAAATTGAAAAATTTGTTGCAGGCATTAAAAAACATTGCGGACAAATCTTTCAAATTGAAAATAATTGGCGATGGACCATATTTGAAAAAAGTGAAACAGTGGGTACAAACATTTGAACTGCCTGGACAGGTCGAATTTCTTGGCAAAGTTGACAACAAACTGATCGACTCTTATTACCGAAAGGCGCAAGCATTTGTTTTGCCCAGCAAAAGCGAAAGTTTCGGCATGGTGTACGCGGAATCGCTGTTGAATGGAACGCCGATTTTGTACGCCAAAAACACAGGATTCGATGGGCTTTTTGAAGGAGTCGGTGTTGCTGTCGATCCTTTTGACATTCAATCGATTCAATCTGGTCTGGCAAAAATAATCAAAGAAAATGAATACCTTCGAAATCAAATCAGAAACCTCCAACGGGAAGGAGCGTTTGAAATCTTTCACCCGGAAAAAGTGCGGGAACAATATCGGAAAATAATAAATCAAATCATATCTGGTGGCTAA
- a CDS encoding T9SS type A sorting domain-containing protein has translation MLKLLACVLLLFAIASDAAAQKVRLTWNIPKGNNIHSYRIYRKASWQSNFQLAGETQHPDTVYVDKQLFFNVEILYAVTSVDSAGNESSFSRLADLFIPDSYAPFGEFAVETAEKEVTLNWLVRKNEREWEFQIFRSDGDRENFTPLQTVAFNPAMNGNRLQFVDRNLTSGHYFYYIVTKNRTGGEFFSEVKSAAVEIPKNFYLSQNFPNPFNSTTVVRFGVPEFTGVMVAIFNLQGQKVRDLVDENFQSGSYQIQWNGKDAQNADLASGTYFIRMTAGKSIFVKRILLLK, from the coding sequence GTGCTCAAATTACTGGCTTGCGTTTTGTTACTTTTTGCCATTGCGAGTGATGCGGCGGCGCAAAAAGTGCGTTTGACCTGGAATATTCCGAAAGGCAACAACATTCACAGCTACCGCATTTATCGAAAAGCAAGCTGGCAGTCAAATTTTCAGTTGGCGGGTGAAACGCAACATCCGGACACGGTTTATGTTGATAAGCAATTGTTTTTTAATGTTGAAATTTTATATGCAGTAACTTCGGTGGATTCGGCCGGAAATGAAAGTTCTTTCTCACGATTGGCAGATTTGTTCATCCCTGATAGTTATGCGCCGTTTGGCGAGTTTGCAGTTGAGACAGCAGAAAAAGAAGTTACTCTGAACTGGCTTGTGCGCAAGAATGAGAGAGAGTGGGAATTTCAGATCTTTCGCAGCGATGGGGATAGGGAAAATTTTACACCGTTGCAAACGGTGGCATTCAATCCGGCGATGAATGGGAATCGGTTACAATTTGTTGATCGAAATTTAACCAGCGGACATTATTTTTACTATATTGTAACCAAAAATCGGACAGGCGGAGAATTTTTCAGCGAAGTGAAGTCCGCTGCTGTTGAAATTCCCAAAAATTTTTATCTGAGTCAAAATTTTCCGAATCCGTTCAATTCAACGACAGTGGTCAGATTTGGCGTGCCGGAATTCACAGGGGTAATGGTTGCAATTTTCAATTTGCAGGGACAAAAAGTTCGCGATTTAGTGGATGAAAATTTCCAGTCAGGAAGTTACCAGATTCAGTGGAATGGGAAGGATGCGCAAAATGCTGACTTGGCGAGCGGGACTTATTTTATTCGCATGACAGCAGGGAAGTCCATTTTCGTGAAACGAATTTTGTTATTAAAATAA
- a CDS encoding ThuA domain-containing protein, with the protein LPEDIKQRLKKILKSQIVLSIKNHPDAWQFKKLSIRRPHPNLSIYDENPETEFTSHLSAGEWRVLAWLEKENFSYDVVSGFDLHHAPELLRHYNAVILNTHCEYWSKEMFEGLTKFHRNGGAILNISGNSIFREIEFYPEGDLHCVSLSFNYSVADESQILGVRFDMRGYQTRAPYQVIQPEHWIFAGTNLKKGDLFAEKSLNQPDANDSENSGYDATKPGIQIEKESHGDGGSGWETDKITPTAPEDVLLLAKGKNPGNGGADMIIREPKNGAGLVFSVSSIAFGGSLLIDPVSSQIVRNVLKKVLPIEKK; encoded by the coding sequence TTCTTCCGGAAGATATCAAACAGCGGCTGAAAAAAATATTGAAAAGTCAAATCGTTTTATCCATAAAAAACCATCCCGATGCCTGGCAATTCAAAAAATTGTCCATTCGCAGACCGCATCCCAATTTATCGATTTACGATGAAAATCCAGAAACTGAATTCACCAGTCATCTTTCCGCCGGAGAATGGCGCGTGCTGGCATGGTTGGAAAAAGAAAATTTCAGCTACGACGTTGTGAGCGGTTTTGACCTCCACCACGCTCCCGAGCTGCTGCGCCATTACAACGCTGTTATTTTGAACACTCATTGCGAATACTGGTCTAAAGAAATGTTTGAAGGTTTGACGAAATTTCACCGCAATGGCGGCGCAATTCTGAACATTTCCGGCAATTCTATCTTCCGGGAAATAGAATTTTATCCGGAAGGCGATCTCCATTGCGTCAGTCTGAGCTTCAATTATTCTGTCGCCGACGAATCGCAAATCCTTGGCGTGCGTTTTGACATGCGCGGCTATCAGACGAGAGCGCCATATCAGGTCATTCAGCCGGAGCACTGGATTTTTGCCGGCACAAATCTCAAAAAAGGCGATTTGTTTGCTGAAAAAAGTCTGAACCAACCCGATGCAAATGATTCCGAAAACAGCGGCTATGATGCGACAAAACCAGGCATTCAAATTGAGAAAGAGTCGCACGGTGACGGCGGTTCCGGCTGGGAAACGGATAAAATTACGCCTACGGCTCCCGAAGACGTATTATTGCTGGCAAAAGGCAAAAATCCTGGCAACGGCGGCGCTGACATGATAATCCGCGAGCCGAAAAATGGCGCGGGCCTGGTATTTTCGGTATCGTCCATCGCCTTTGGCGGCTCACTTTTGATTGATCCGGTGAGTTCGCAGATCGTGAGAAATGTTTTGAAAAAAGTGCTGCCTATTGAGAAAAAATAA